From a region of the Natronogracilivirga saccharolytica genome:
- a CDS encoding PspA/IM30 family protein codes for MWRRFVRAIKSIFGGAVGALEDPKRILEQNIRELNDQVPQMNENIATVKANVMLLQKEVKRYEEANHDLSLRIQSAIKVNRDDIAENYALQLQRSREALATSREQLKSARMAYDKALQVKKTFMKEKDRKIREARDAMRESERSQWQARVADTLEQFEIGGMDATHDEMISKIKEETARNEARMELALDSVDSKSLELEFDAEKMKAGEIVNQFKSKMKGDRSLRENDSKDSMMIHPDANDLKSRQTVHSGNSRSR; via the coding sequence ATGTGGAGAAGATTTGTGCGAGCCATTAAATCCATTTTTGGCGGGGCGGTAGGAGCCCTTGAGGATCCCAAAAGGATTCTGGAACAGAATATCCGGGAGCTGAACGACCAGGTCCCGCAGATGAATGAAAACATTGCCACGGTCAAGGCCAATGTCATGCTTCTTCAAAAGGAAGTGAAGCGCTATGAAGAGGCCAACCACGATCTGTCACTCCGGATACAGTCCGCTATCAAGGTGAACCGGGATGACATTGCAGAGAATTACGCCCTTCAGCTTCAGCGCTCCCGTGAAGCTCTTGCGACGTCCAGAGAGCAGCTTAAAAGCGCCCGGATGGCTTATGACAAGGCGTTGCAGGTCAAAAAGACCTTCATGAAAGAAAAAGACCGCAAGATTCGTGAGGCCAGGGATGCCATGCGCGAAAGTGAACGATCTCAATGGCAGGCCCGTGTTGCAGATACCCTTGAGCAATTTGAGATTGGCGGAATGGATGCCACCCATGACGAAATGATTTCAAAGATCAAGGAAGAAACTGCCAGAAATGAAGCCCGGATGGAGCTTGCTCTGGACAGCGTGGACAGCAAGTCTCTTGAGCTGGAGTTTGATGCCGAAAAAATGAAGGCCGGTGAGATTGTGAATCAGTTTAAAAGCAAAATGAAAGGAGACAGGTCACTCCGGGAGAATGACAGCAAAGACAGCATGATGATTCATCCTGATGCAAATGATCTCAAATCCCGGCAGACGGTTCATTCCGGAAACAGCCGGTCCCGGTAA
- a CDS encoding thymidine phosphorylase, whose amino-acid sequence MKSYNIVSLIRKKREKEGLAPDEIRFLVQQYSRDVMPDYQMSAFLMACFLNGLNDEEAAALTREMLHSGTVMDLSSVPGVKVDKHSTGGVGDKTSLILAPIVAACGVPVPMISGRGLGHSGGTLDKLESIPGFNVNLDLDRYVEVLKKHGLVLIGQTEEIAPADKRMYALRDVTATVESIPLIAGSIMSKKLAEGIDALVLDVKFGSGAFMKTRDQALELARKLVSIGEEFGKRTIAYLTSMEQPLGQKVGNWFEVHESIECLNGGGPEDLLQVTHQLAGTMIYLGGNAGSVEEGIEKSRESVRNGTAMQKFRDIVTEQDGSTEYLDRPDDYPQARRQFDVNAASDGFITAMDAYAIGMAGVELGAGRKSKEDVVDPQSGIILEKKIGEDVRRGETIARCFTNKEEQTDMVRKMLQDAVSIGSSRVEVPALITDTVTKEGTTPWS is encoded by the coding sequence ATGAAATCCTACAATATTGTCTCACTCATCAGGAAAAAGCGTGAAAAAGAGGGGCTGGCGCCTGATGAAATTCGTTTTCTTGTCCAGCAATACAGCCGGGATGTCATGCCCGACTATCAAATGAGTGCCTTTCTGATGGCGTGTTTTCTCAACGGCCTGAATGATGAGGAGGCTGCAGCGCTGACCAGGGAAATGCTGCATTCCGGTACCGTAATGGATTTAAGCAGTGTGCCGGGTGTCAAGGTGGACAAACACTCGACCGGAGGTGTCGGGGACAAAACATCCCTGATTCTTGCTCCCATAGTTGCGGCTTGCGGCGTTCCGGTTCCGATGATATCCGGACGCGGACTGGGACATTCCGGCGGCACGCTTGACAAACTGGAATCCATTCCCGGATTTAATGTCAATCTTGATCTGGACCGGTATGTTGAGGTGCTGAAGAAGCACGGACTGGTCCTGATCGGACAAACCGAAGAAATTGCCCCCGCCGATAAACGCATGTATGCCCTGAGAGATGTTACGGCTACTGTTGAGTCCATCCCCCTGATCGCGGGAAGCATTATGAGCAAAAAACTGGCCGAAGGGATAGATGCCCTCGTTCTGGATGTCAAATTCGGATCCGGCGCATTTATGAAGACAAGGGACCAGGCACTTGAACTGGCAAGGAAACTGGTTTCGATAGGAGAGGAGTTCGGAAAACGTACCATAGCGTACCTTACCAGCATGGAACAACCCCTGGGACAAAAGGTGGGAAACTGGTTTGAAGTCCATGAAAGTATTGAATGTCTCAATGGCGGAGGACCGGAGGATTTGCTGCAGGTTACCCATCAGCTTGCCGGCACCATGATATATCTCGGCGGTAATGCGGGTTCCGTTGAAGAGGGAATAGAGAAAAGCAGGGAGTCGGTCCGGAATGGCACGGCTATGCAAAAGTTCCGTGATATCGTGACAGAGCAGGATGGCTCGACCGAATATCTTGACCGGCCGGACGATTATCCCCAAGCCCGCCGTCAATTTGACGTAAATGCCGCTTCCGACGGATTCATTACGGCAATGGATGCCTATGCTATCGGCATGGCAGGTGTTGAGCTTGGAGCCGGCCGGAAATCAAAAGAAGATGTTGTTGATCCGCAGTCGGGAATCATTCTGGAAAAAAAGATAGGTGAAGATGTACGCCGTGGTGAAACAATTGCCAGATGCTTCACGAATAAGGAAGAACAAACGGACATGGTCCGGAAGATGCTGCAGGATGCTGTAAGTATAGGTTCTTCCCGTGTTGAGGTGCCTGCATTGATAACAGATACTGTTACAAAGGAAGGCACCACTCCCTGGAGCTGA